From the genome of Salvelinus fontinalis isolate EN_2023a unplaced genomic scaffold, ASM2944872v1 scaffold_0137, whole genome shotgun sequence:
tataaacatgtttttaaaaTATGAAATcattattttttgttattttttttgtctTCAAAGGTAAACAACTTCTATGGAGCCCGTTCATTCAGCGTCCACTGCACAAGAGAAAAGGTGGACAAGTCCGATTCTCCAACGACCAGACGATAGAGTTGGAGAAGAAGTTTGAGACACAGAAGTACCTTTCACCCCCAGAACGAAAACGACTGGCGAAAATGTTGCAACTGAGTGAACGACAGGTCAGCAGTATGTTTTATTAGGGTCCACGTCCAGGCTCTATTCATGTCAGATTACCTTCGGTAAATCAGTTGGCTTTTATCCGTTTCATCCGTATCATCAATTACATGTTTCGTTCAACTGATTTCCACATAGGCCTTTAGTCGAAGGTAAATGATCTGACACAGAATCTAATAGCCtgacattttaaaacatttctcGTTGACATTGTTTTCCAGGTGAAGACGTGGTTCCAAAATCGAAGAGCCAAGTGGAGGCGACTGAAGCAGGTATGAATAAATTAGGACTGGGTTTATTCATGTACTTTTCGATTAAAGTTGTCAATTATGAATAGAGTAAAGACTATTTATATCTAATTTCAAGCTAAAAAATGAAATGTATTATAGATTTCGTGCTTGAGTAGCCTGTGCGTAAAATTCATGCACAATGCCAATGGCGTACCCAATGTGAAATGTTCGTTGTGGTTGATTGGTCACCGTTGTTGTTATTTCCCCCAGGAGAACCCTACCGGCAGTAAGACAGATCTGGAGGACGAGAGCACCGGGAGAAACTGCGAGGAGGGACCGGAGTCCGGTGTGAGCCTCAGCCCGGGCCGGGACCAGAGATGTAGGGCTACAGAGATGACGCACACTCACAGTCGGTTGCAGTGTTCCACATCGCCTCTATCACAAGGACAAATAGAGTCAGACATGTCAGATGATACAGACCAAGAGCTGGACATAGAGGATGACATGGAGTTCCCACTGAATCCACAGATATGAGCTCATCAGATCACTGTTTACAGGTCAACCTGGATGTTGTCCCACTGGGTGACTGACGGCCCGGGAAGAGGACCAACGTCAGTAAACATTTGTCGTAGCATCTGGGACATTGATTTGTTTTTTGTATATAATTACCTGTATATTTTGTGATGTTGTTTTAATGTCATTatgagtttaaaaaaataaatatgaatTGAGAAAAAAAAATGAGCGTCGGAAACGGTTAGGCCTACGAACGA
Proteins encoded in this window:
- the LOC129843438 gene encoding hematopoietically-expressed homeobox protein hhex-like gives rise to the protein MQYQHSAPSAMGVPLYAPTPIQPVHPTPFYIEDILGRNETLAQSSAVVSTPNLPSPNSSFTSLVSPYRTPIYEPTPIHPAFSHHAALTATYASGAFANSLYPFHRTMGDYTHALIRHDPLGKQLLWSPFIQRPLHKRKGGQVRFSNDQTIELEKKFETQKYLSPPERKRLAKMLQLSERQVKTWFQNRRAKWRRLKQENPTGSKTDLEDESTGRNCEEGPESGVSLSPGRDQRCRATEMTHTHSRLQCSTSPLSQGQIESDMSDDTDQELDIEDDMEFPLNPQI